A single genomic interval of Halorubrum aethiopicum harbors:
- a CDS encoding 4a-hydroxytetrahydrobiopterin dehydratase, producing MTSSLADEPVEPSAEDDEPLTPAEYADHLAELGDAWEVIEEHHLEATYAFPDFATALAFTNDVGELAEAEWHHPDIHLSWGEVGIEMWSHDIDGLHRSDFVMAARMDRIYDEYDEE from the coding sequence ATGACATCCTCGCTCGCCGACGAGCCCGTGGAGCCGTCCGCGGAGGACGACGAGCCGCTGACGCCGGCAGAGTACGCGGACCACCTCGCCGAACTCGGCGACGCCTGGGAGGTGATCGAGGAGCACCACTTGGAGGCGACGTACGCCTTTCCGGACTTCGCGACCGCGCTCGCGTTCACGAACGACGTGGGGGAACTCGCCGAGGCGGAGTGGCACCACCCCGACATCCACCTCTCGTGGGGAGAGGTCGGCATCGAGATGTGGAGCCACGACATCGACGGCCTCCACCGGTCCGACTTCGTGATGGCCGCGCGGATGGACCGGATCTACGACGAGTACGACGAGGAGTGA
- a CDS encoding BtpA/SgcQ family protein encodes MNLDSTFGTDAPVIGMIHLPALPGAPGAPDDGAVAMDAAVERAVDDARKLEAGGVDGLMIENFGDAPFHPDDVPKHTVAATTRAATAVASAVELPIGINVLRNDAEAAVSVAAAVGAAYVRVNVHTGARVTDQGIVEGRAHETVRLRERLGVDVGILADTDVKHSAPLTPAEYSAESFADTAERGLADAVIASGSGTGHAVDDGALEAVVEERERHGLDTPVFVGSGVRPDTVGDLLDVADGVIVGTALKEGGETTAPVDPKRVEELVARADEVR; translated from the coding sequence ATGAACCTCGACTCCACGTTCGGCACGGACGCGCCGGTGATCGGCATGATACACCTGCCCGCGCTCCCCGGCGCGCCGGGCGCGCCCGACGACGGGGCGGTCGCGATGGACGCGGCCGTCGAGCGCGCCGTGGACGACGCGAGGAAACTCGAGGCCGGCGGCGTCGACGGGCTGATGATCGAGAACTTCGGCGACGCCCCCTTCCACCCCGACGACGTGCCGAAACACACCGTCGCGGCGACGACTCGCGCCGCGACGGCCGTCGCCTCGGCGGTGGAGTTGCCGATCGGGATCAACGTCCTCCGGAACGACGCCGAGGCGGCCGTCTCCGTCGCCGCCGCGGTCGGGGCGGCGTACGTCCGGGTGAACGTCCACACGGGGGCGCGCGTCACCGACCAGGGGATCGTCGAGGGGCGCGCCCACGAGACGGTCCGGCTCCGCGAGCGCCTCGGCGTCGACGTCGGGATCCTCGCCGATACCGACGTGAAACACTCCGCGCCGCTCACGCCGGCGGAGTACTCCGCGGAGTCGTTCGCCGACACCGCCGAGCGCGGCCTCGCCGACGCCGTGATCGCCTCCGGGTCCGGTACCGGTCACGCGGTCGACGACGGCGCGCTGGAGGCGGTCGTCGAGGAGCGCGAGCGCCACGGCCTCGACACGCCGGTGTTCGTCGGCAGCGGCGTCCGGCCCGACACGGTCGGCGACCTCCTCGACGTCGCCGACGGCGTCATCGTCGGAACCGCGCTGAAGGAGGGCGGCGAGACGACCGCACCGGTCGATCCCAAACGGGTCGAGGAACTCGTGGCGCGGGCGGACGAGGTTCGGTGA
- a CDS encoding carbohydrate kinase family protein has protein sequence MTGSSGGASEPDPPRVTAVGAAAVDEWYAVSNLPEPDGGAYASEVETAPGGVGANVAVGLDRLGREVGLVSRVGDDEYGRLARSWLAESGVDGSRVTVGDDPTTRSVILSAPDGERAIVTAGESFRELRLDPATLDSIVASEVVFLTAYTPDRVARAVLDRVLDVPEPDRPALVFDLSGPVEELTGRGTEPETVHGYLHRADLFVAGGVAAPAYFGGREAAVDRLRAVRDPSVGPAVLTHGADGMTAIAEGEATRVDGFEVDVVDTTGAGDAFLAGLIDRWFLADGRAAGRGSAGGRSRDALVDAVRFAAAVAAINCTERFTQTGLPTREEVESFLAARGVELR, from the coding sequence GTGACGGGCTCTTCAGGAGGCGCGTCCGAACCCGACCCGCCCCGCGTCACCGCCGTCGGCGCGGCCGCGGTCGACGAGTGGTACGCCGTCTCGAACCTCCCGGAGCCGGACGGCGGCGCGTACGCCAGCGAGGTCGAGACCGCGCCGGGCGGCGTCGGCGCGAACGTCGCGGTCGGCCTCGACCGGCTCGGCCGCGAGGTCGGGCTCGTCAGCCGCGTCGGCGACGACGAGTACGGCCGCCTGGCGCGCTCCTGGCTGGCGGAGAGCGGCGTCGACGGCTCGCGCGTCACCGTCGGCGACGATCCGACGACGCGCTCCGTGATCCTCAGCGCGCCGGACGGGGAGCGCGCCATCGTCACCGCCGGCGAGAGCTTCCGCGAGCTCCGGCTCGATCCGGCGACGCTCGACTCGATCGTCGCGAGCGAGGTCGTCTTCCTCACGGCGTACACGCCCGACCGGGTCGCGCGGGCGGTGCTCGACCGCGTTCTCGACGTGCCCGAGCCCGACCGGCCCGCGCTCGTCTTCGACCTCTCCGGGCCGGTCGAGGAGCTCACCGGGCGCGGGACCGAGCCGGAGACGGTCCACGGCTACCTCCACCGCGCGGACCTCTTCGTCGCCGGCGGCGTCGCCGCGCCGGCCTACTTCGGCGGTCGCGAGGCGGCCGTCGACCGGCTTCGGGCGGTCCGGGACCCGTCGGTCGGTCCCGCGGTCCTCACCCACGGCGCGGACGGGATGACCGCCATCGCCGAGGGCGAGGCGACCCGGGTCGACGGGTTCGAGGTCGACGTCGTCGACACGACCGGAGCGGGCGATGCGTTCCTCGCCGGCCTGATCGACCGGTGGTTCCTGGCGGATGGCAGGGCGGCGGGTCGCGGGTCGGCAGGGGGACGAAGTCGGGACGCCCTCGTCGACGCCGTCCGGTTCGCGGCCGCGGTCGCCGCGATCAACTGTACGGAGCGGTTCACGCAGACGGGGCTGCCGACCCGCGAGGAGGTCGAGTCGTTCCTCGCGGCGCGCGGCGTGGAACTTCGGTGA
- a CDS encoding nucleoside deaminase: MTTDREHVLRTIELAEEAVEAGNTPFGALLVVDGEVRREARNTTRTDDDVSAHPELKLARWAGRELSPEELADCTMYASTEPCPMCTAAIHYAGIGRVVFGVAGETLHELTGGAIPIPADEVIRRADGDTVVEGPIATEAAMAVHESFFGA; encoded by the coding sequence ATGACCACGGACCGGGAACACGTCCTGCGGACGATCGAACTCGCCGAGGAGGCGGTCGAGGCCGGGAACACCCCGTTCGGCGCGCTGTTGGTCGTCGACGGCGAAGTGCGGCGGGAGGCGAGGAACACGACCCGGACCGACGACGACGTCTCCGCGCACCCGGAGCTGAAACTGGCGCGGTGGGCCGGTCGCGAGCTCTCCCCGGAGGAGCTCGCCGACTGTACGATGTACGCGAGCACCGAGCCGTGCCCGATGTGTACCGCCGCGATCCACTACGCCGGGATCGGCCGCGTCGTCTTCGGAGTCGCGGGCGAGACGCTCCACGAGCTCACCGGCGGAGCGATCCCCATCCCCGCCGACGAGGTGATCCGACGAGCCGACGGCGACACCGTCGTCGAGGGACCGATCGCGACCGAGGCCGCGATGGCGGTCCACGAGTCCTTCTTCGGAGCGTGA
- a CDS encoding zf-TFIIB domain-containing protein, which produces MSSECPRCGSALTTFTLGGAEAVGCDACGYAGVEVDHSGEPRLVESWEEALERFGRGVEDGETDRENADREE; this is translated from the coding sequence GTGTCGAGCGAGTGCCCGCGCTGTGGATCCGCGCTGACGACGTTCACGCTCGGCGGGGCCGAGGCCGTCGGCTGTGACGCCTGCGGCTACGCCGGCGTCGAGGTCGACCACTCCGGCGAGCCCCGCCTCGTCGAGAGCTGGGAGGAGGCGCTCGAACGCTTCGGCAGAGGCGTCGAGGACGGGGAAACGGACCGGGAGAACGCGGACCGAGAGGAGTAA
- a CDS encoding DUF7139 domain-containing protein encodes MSDSTESNPLFDYYRRYVGDPDRAVDVYAGFGLFFVGLGLGVVGIAVFLYSATLPPNTLSTYSVRQVAAVAAALGLPGLLLGVVVLLPVDRRMLYLGSGGAAVCLVAVAWFVRVYPHDWNVAEPPDYSAQVVALYSVGLVAVIGATGAALVAHRVEQASGAAAAGGAGSASDDAGSGGDGGSGAETVTDEQVRADIERELDDAELTWGGVERPTGRRLELNTTAVDEADVDSGALSGSATETRTTSGTVDDAVSQLKGLQGGETKTASGEGTDDQAAALRELREQQRAEEQAEAEESSVVDRIRGLFE; translated from the coding sequence ATGAGCGACTCGACCGAGTCGAACCCGCTTTTCGACTACTACCGCCGCTACGTCGGCGACCCCGACCGCGCGGTCGACGTGTACGCCGGGTTCGGGCTCTTCTTCGTGGGGCTCGGCCTGGGCGTCGTCGGCATCGCCGTGTTCCTCTACAGCGCGACGCTGCCGCCGAACACCCTCTCGACGTACTCGGTCCGGCAGGTGGCCGCCGTCGCCGCCGCGCTCGGGCTTCCGGGGCTGCTCCTCGGCGTCGTCGTCCTCCTCCCGGTCGACCGCCGCATGCTGTACCTCGGGAGCGGCGGAGCCGCGGTGTGTCTCGTCGCCGTCGCGTGGTTCGTTCGCGTGTACCCGCACGACTGGAACGTCGCCGAGCCGCCGGACTACAGCGCGCAGGTCGTGGCGCTGTACAGCGTCGGCCTCGTCGCCGTCATCGGCGCGACCGGTGCGGCGCTCGTCGCCCACCGCGTCGAACAGGCGTCGGGCGCGGCGGCCGCCGGCGGAGCCGGCTCCGCGTCCGACGACGCCGGTTCGGGCGGAGACGGCGGATCGGGAGCCGAAACCGTCACCGACGAGCAGGTCCGCGCCGACATCGAGCGCGAGCTCGACGACGCGGAGCTCACCTGGGGCGGCGTCGAGCGTCCGACGGGCCGCCGGCTGGAGCTGAACACCACCGCCGTCGACGAGGCCGACGTCGACAGCGGTGCGCTCTCGGGATCGGCGACCGAGACGCGGACCACCTCGGGCACCGTCGACGACGCGGTCTCCCAGCTCAAGGGGCTCCAGGGCGGCGAGACCAAGACCGCGAGCGGCGAGGGGACCGACGACCAGGCCGCCGCGCTGCGCGAGCTCCGCGAGCAGCAGCGAGCGGAGGAGCAGGCCGAGGCCGAGGAGTCGTCGGTCGTCGACCGGATCCGCGGGCTGTTCGAATAG
- a CDS encoding CehA/McbA family metallohydrolase, translating to MSSVTVRIDPHVHSEDSYDGHEPVELILEHTADIGLDAVVITDHDTMGESKRAAELAPEYGLVGIPGVEVSTADGHLLAIGVDRMPPRGESYAATVSWIHDRGGVAIVPHPFQRSRHGVRRRDIPLPESDDREDAGGDPAASGDSAAGGDAVDEVDAIEVFNAWLFTGYRNRRARRFAALHGYPGVAASDAHHLNYVGRAFTELTVRGRSSVDDVTAEDVLAAIREGTTSASGKRAPVPMAARHYLIAAGRKSGYYARTGADRGTTAAVRAASEAVSMTRVGLSQGVHRFGRALSWFR from the coding sequence GTGTCCAGCGTCACCGTGAGGATCGACCCGCACGTCCATTCCGAGGACAGTTACGACGGCCACGAGCCGGTCGAGCTGATCCTGGAACACACCGCGGACATCGGCCTCGACGCGGTCGTGATCACCGACCACGACACGATGGGCGAGTCGAAGCGGGCGGCCGAACTCGCCCCCGAGTACGGGCTGGTCGGGATCCCCGGCGTCGAGGTGTCGACCGCGGACGGCCACCTGCTCGCGATCGGCGTCGACCGGATGCCGCCGCGCGGGGAGTCGTACGCGGCGACCGTGTCGTGGATCCACGACCGCGGCGGGGTCGCGATCGTTCCCCACCCCTTCCAGCGGTCGCGTCACGGCGTCCGCAGACGCGACATCCCCCTCCCCGAGTCCGACGACCGCGAGGACGCTGGCGGCGACCCAGCCGCGAGCGGCGACTCAGCCGCGGGCGGCGACGCCGTCGACGAGGTCGACGCCATCGAGGTGTTCAACGCCTGGCTGTTCACCGGCTACCGCAACCGACGCGCGAGGCGGTTCGCGGCGCTCCACGGCTATCCCGGCGTCGCCGCCAGCGACGCCCACCACCTGAACTACGTCGGCCGGGCGTTCACGGAGCTGACGGTCCGGGGCCGCTCGTCGGTCGACGACGTGACCGCCGAGGACGTGCTCGCCGCGATCCGCGAGGGGACGACGAGCGCGAGCGGGAAGCGCGCGCCGGTTCCGATGGCGGCGAGACACTACCTGATCGCCGCCGGCCGGAAGTCCGGCTACTACGCCCGGACGGGCGCGGACCGGGGGACGACCGCCGCGGTTCGCGCCGCGAGCGAGGCCGTCTCGATGACGCGGGTCGGCCTCTCACAGGGGGTCCACCGGTTCGGGCGGGCGCTCTCGTGGTTCCGGTAG
- a CDS encoding molybdopterin molybdotransferase MoeA has product MSHDRHEAGFKRRTRVAEARATLLDAVEPHGRTETVPLADADGRVLAEPIDAPAPVPGYDRAAMDGYAVRAEDTFGASDRSPTVLREREHEDGSVAPGEAVRVHTGSALPEGADAVVMIEHVEAVGDEVETFDAVAAGENVGAAGEDVAEGQRLYEAGETLRPSDLGLCKSVGLEEVVVRERPAVAVIPTGEELVQADPDPGEVIETNGLTVSRLVERWGGEPRYREVVTDDEEALAAAIERDLDADVVVTTGGSSVGERDLLPEVVDDLGEVLVHGVALKPGHPVCLGRVEGTPVVSLPGYPVACIVNAVQFLRPVQKLAGGTTADPLPTRRARLDRKVASEPGTRTFARVRLSRADDTEDGDGVDADDDAPFVATPTRASGSGVLSSVALADGWVVVPEPREGLDAGDVVDVELWEVTE; this is encoded by the coding sequence ATGAGCCACGACAGACACGAGGCCGGGTTCAAACGGCGGACCCGCGTCGCCGAGGCGCGCGCGACGCTGCTCGACGCCGTCGAGCCCCACGGCCGGACCGAGACGGTCCCCCTCGCCGACGCCGACGGGCGCGTCCTCGCCGAGCCGATCGACGCGCCCGCGCCGGTGCCGGGCTACGACCGGGCGGCGATGGACGGCTACGCGGTCCGCGCGGAGGACACCTTCGGCGCGTCCGACCGGTCGCCGACCGTCCTGCGGGAGCGAGAGCACGAGGATGGGTCGGTCGCGCCCGGCGAGGCGGTCCGCGTCCACACGGGGAGCGCGCTCCCGGAGGGCGCGGACGCGGTCGTGATGATCGAACACGTCGAGGCGGTCGGCGACGAGGTCGAGACGTTCGACGCGGTCGCCGCCGGCGAGAACGTCGGCGCGGCCGGCGAGGACGTGGCGGAGGGCCAGCGGCTCTACGAGGCGGGCGAGACGCTCCGCCCGTCCGACCTGGGGCTGTGTAAGTCGGTCGGCCTCGAGGAGGTCGTCGTCCGCGAGCGCCCCGCGGTCGCCGTGATTCCGACCGGCGAGGAGCTGGTCCAGGCCGACCCCGACCCCGGTGAGGTGATCGAGACGAACGGACTCACCGTCTCCCGGCTCGTGGAGCGCTGGGGCGGCGAGCCGCGGTACCGCGAGGTCGTCACCGACGACGAGGAGGCGCTCGCGGCCGCGATCGAGCGGGACCTCGACGCCGACGTGGTCGTCACCACCGGCGGCTCCTCCGTCGGCGAGCGCGACCTCCTCCCGGAGGTCGTCGACGACCTCGGCGAGGTGCTCGTCCACGGCGTGGCGCTCAAGCCCGGCCATCCGGTGTGTCTCGGGCGGGTCGAGGGGACGCCCGTGGTCTCGCTGCCCGGCTACCCCGTGGCCTGTATCGTCAACGCGGTCCAGTTCCTCCGACCCGTCCAGAAACTGGCGGGAGGAACGACCGCCGACCCGCTCCCGACCCGGCGCGCGCGCCTCGACCGGAAGGTGGCGAGCGAGCCCGGCACCCGGACGTTCGCCCGGGTGAGGCTGTCGCGGGCGGACGACACCGAGGATGGCGACGGAGTCGACGCCGACGACGACGCGCCCTTCGTCGCGACGCCCACCCGCGCGAGCGGTTCCGGCGTCCTCTCCAGCGTCGCGCTCGCGGACGGCTGGGTCGTCGTGCCGGAGCCGCGGGAGGGGCTCGACGCCGGCGACGTCGTCGACGTCGAGCTCTGGGAGGTGACGGAATGA
- a CDS encoding molybdopterin biosynthesis protein: MTERKEFRDLAEPDAARDAIASLDLSPEPESVPLSEARGRVLAERVDAGIDVPGFDRASMDGYAVRARDTFGADEADPVELDLVGGVHAGETPEVTVDPGTCAEVSTGAVMPDGADAVVMVERTDERPAKGDESDRIAFRTSVAPGDHVMAAGADIAAGARALGPGTRLTPREIGLLSALGVDEVPVRGRPTVGIVSTGDELVRPGDDLDPSRGEIYDVNSTTIAAGVTEAGGEPVLYPHAGDDYAEMERLLREAADECDLVLSSGSTSASAVDVIYRVIEERGDLLLHGVAVKPGKPMLIGRLDRADGGESAYVGLPGYPVSALTIFRTFVAPAVREAAGLPEPRTATVEGRMAVRERYAEGRLRLMPVGLLDLGDAGAADRRVADEAAADGPAGDSTAPIVYPVDKGSGATTSLVEADGVVAVDPDTEYLEAGEPVTVQLFSPDVRPPTLLGVGEDDPAVNRLLDRLANPRYLPVGSREGYRRLRDGVPDVAVVAGPTDRDVDDVVLGGWDREWGLVVPDANPEGVEGLVDLVDRDLRFVNRPTGTGLRRSLDDALAELADERSAARADLTERIDGYGLTLRAFESPVRRVLAGDADVGVGLRETAERLGCAFVPLGDQRVAVRAAADRVDRESVASLAAELDGDGIDRLLAGLAGYSA, from the coding sequence ATGACGGAGCGCAAGGAGTTCCGCGACCTGGCCGAGCCCGACGCCGCCCGCGACGCCATCGCGTCGCTGGACCTCTCTCCGGAGCCGGAGTCCGTCCCCCTGAGCGAGGCCCGCGGGCGGGTGCTCGCCGAGCGGGTCGACGCCGGGATCGACGTCCCCGGGTTCGACCGCGCGTCGATGGACGGCTACGCCGTCCGCGCCCGCGACACGTTCGGGGCCGACGAGGCCGACCCGGTCGAGCTGGATCTCGTCGGCGGGGTTCACGCCGGGGAGACCCCGGAGGTGACGGTCGACCCCGGCACCTGCGCGGAGGTGTCGACCGGGGCGGTGATGCCGGACGGCGCGGACGCGGTGGTGATGGTCGAGCGCACCGACGAGCGGCCGGCGAAAGGGGACGAATCGGACCGGATCGCGTTCCGCACGTCGGTCGCGCCGGGCGACCACGTGATGGCCGCGGGCGCGGACATCGCCGCAGGAGCCCGGGCGCTCGGGCCGGGAACCCGGCTGACGCCCCGCGAGATCGGGCTGCTCTCGGCGCTCGGCGTCGACGAGGTCCCCGTCCGCGGACGACCCACGGTCGGGATCGTCTCCACCGGCGACGAGCTGGTCCGCCCCGGCGACGACCTCGACCCCTCCCGCGGCGAGATATACGACGTGAACTCGACGACGATCGCGGCGGGGGTGACGGAGGCAGGCGGCGAGCCCGTCCTCTACCCCCACGCCGGCGACGACTACGCGGAGATGGAGCGGCTGCTCCGGGAGGCAGCCGACGAGTGCGACCTGGTGCTCTCGTCGGGGTCGACCTCCGCGAGCGCGGTCGACGTGATCTACCGCGTGATCGAGGAGCGCGGCGACCTCCTCCTCCACGGCGTCGCCGTCAAGCCCGGCAAGCCGATGCTGATCGGGCGGCTCGACCGCGCCGACGGCGGCGAGTCCGCCTACGTCGGGCTCCCCGGCTATCCCGTCTCGGCGCTGACGATCTTCCGGACGTTCGTCGCGCCGGCGGTCCGCGAGGCCGCCGGGCTCCCGGAGCCGCGAACCGCGACCGTCGAGGGACGGATGGCCGTCCGCGAGCGCTACGCCGAGGGGCGGCTCCGGCTGATGCCGGTCGGCTTACTCGATCTGGGCGACGCCGGCGCGGCCGACAGGAGGGTCGCGGACGAGGCGGCCGCGGACGGGCCGGCGGGGGACTCGACGGCCCCCATCGTCTACCCGGTCGACAAGGGCTCCGGCGCGACGACGAGCCTCGTCGAGGCCGACGGCGTCGTCGCCGTCGACCCGGACACCGAGTATCTGGAAGCGGGCGAACCCGTCACGGTTCAACTGTTCTCGCCGGACGTCCGCCCGCCGACCCTGCTCGGCGTCGGCGAGGACGATCCGGCGGTCAACCGACTGCTCGACCGGCTCGCGAACCCGCGGTACCTCCCGGTGGGCTCCCGCGAGGGCTACCGGCGACTCCGCGACGGCGTCCCGGACGTCGCCGTCGTCGCCGGCCCGACCGACCGGGACGTCGACGACGTCGTCCTCGGCGGGTGGGACCGCGAGTGGGGCCTCGTCGTGCCCGACGCGAACCCGGAGGGCGTCGAGGGGCTCGTGGACCTCGTCGACCGCGACCTCCGGTTCGTCAACCGGCCGACCGGCACGGGGCTCCGCCGGAGCCTCGACGACGCGCTGGCGGAGCTGGCCGACGAGCGCTCGGCCGCCAGGGCCGATCTGACCGAGCGGATCGACGGCTACGGGCTGACGCTCCGGGCGTTCGAGAGCCCGGTCCGGCGGGTGCTCGCGGGCGACGCCGACGTCGGCGTGGGACTCCGGGAGACCGCCGAGCGGCTGGGCTGTGCGTTCGTTCCGCTCGGCGACCAGCGGGTCGCCGTCCGCGCGGCGGCCGACCGCGTCGACCGCGAGTCTGTCGCGTCGCTCGCGGCGGAACTCGACGGCGACGGGATCGATCGGCTGCTCGCGGGGCTCGCGGGCTACTCGGCCTGA
- a CDS encoding DUF2064 domain-containing protein encodes MTVVVVFANPPREGLVATGLAESTPLSTAEAADLYEAAFRDAVLAVDRSGGDLLVNYPDEEAIPEPHRTDTPPEAELRTIVADTLGGTGDVRFERQVGSSFGARAGNTVTHLLREENADSVAVVTPTAPLLSRTVVDSAAMKLRTNEVVIGPSTRGRAYYAGFAEPIDFEGAFDAPTLPTLAARGRDAGLDVEFVGSLPSLETRADLLDTVPLLRARFSAERIVPDYTAAFVHEHGLDVVVEDGEERIVRD; translated from the coding sequence ATGACCGTCGTCGTCGTGTTTGCGAACCCGCCCCGCGAGGGGCTCGTCGCGACCGGGCTGGCGGAGTCGACCCCGCTCTCGACCGCCGAGGCGGCAGATCTGTACGAGGCCGCCTTCCGGGACGCCGTGCTCGCCGTCGACCGCTCCGGCGGCGACCTGCTCGTCAACTACCCCGACGAGGAAGCGATCCCCGAACCGCACCGGACCGACACGCCGCCGGAGGCCGAGCTCCGCACGATCGTCGCCGACACGCTCGGCGGGACCGGCGACGTCCGGTTCGAGCGGCAGGTCGGCTCGTCGTTCGGCGCGCGCGCCGGCAACACCGTCACGCACCTGCTGCGCGAGGAGAACGCCGATTCGGTCGCGGTCGTGACGCCGACCGCGCCGCTGCTCTCGCGGACGGTCGTCGACTCCGCGGCGATGAAGCTCCGGACGAACGAGGTCGTGATCGGCCCCTCGACCCGCGGCCGGGCGTACTACGCCGGCTTCGCCGAGCCGATCGACTTCGAGGGCGCGTTCGACGCCCCCACGCTCCCGACGCTCGCCGCCCGCGGACGCGACGCCGGGCTCGACGTGGAGTTCGTCGGGTCGCTTCCATCCCTCGAGACCCGCGCTGACCTCCTCGACACGGTCCCGCTGCTGCGGGCGCGCTTCTCCGCCGAGCGGATCGTCCCCGACTACACCGCCGCGTTCGTCCACGAGCACGGCCTCGACGTCGTCGTCGAGGACGGCGAGGAGCGGATCGTTCGGGACTGA
- the idi gene encoding isopentenyl-diphosphate Delta-isomerase yields MSSEDAEAPDPAGGGADADIDHENATQDVVAVDPDDAPQGTVNRLDAHTGDGIRHRAFTCLVFDGDGRILLAQRAPTKRLWDGHWDGTVASHPVEGQSQEDATETRLEEELGITPDQYDDLRVTDRFEYKRYYPNEGVEWEVCAVLKVTLSDTDLDPDPAEIGGRMWVDYEHLHENPALYRQLRLCPWFEIAMRRDFA; encoded by the coding sequence ATGAGTTCCGAGGACGCCGAGGCCCCCGATCCCGCCGGCGGGGGCGCGGACGCCGACATCGACCACGAGAACGCCACCCAGGACGTCGTCGCCGTCGACCCCGACGACGCCCCGCAGGGCACCGTCAACCGGCTCGACGCCCACACCGGAGACGGGATCCGCCACCGGGCGTTCACCTGCCTCGTCTTCGACGGCGACGGCCGGATCCTGCTGGCGCAGCGCGCCCCGACCAAGCGGCTGTGGGACGGCCACTGGGACGGAACCGTCGCCTCTCACCCCGTCGAGGGGCAGTCCCAGGAGGACGCCACCGAGACGAGACTCGAGGAGGAGCTGGGAATTACGCCCGACCAGTACGACGACCTCCGGGTCACGGACCGCTTCGAGTACAAGCGCTACTACCCCAACGAGGGCGTCGAGTGGGAGGTGTGTGCGGTGTTGAAGGTCACGCTCTCCGACACCGACCTCGACCCCGACCCCGCGGAGATCGGCGGCCGGATGTGGGTCGACTACGAACACCTCCACGAGAACCCGGCGCTGTACCGCCAGCTCCGCCTCTGTCCCTGGTTCGAGATCGCGATGCGGCGCGACTTCGCTTAG